A stretch of the Vigna radiata var. radiata cultivar VC1973A chromosome 9, Vradiata_ver6, whole genome shotgun sequence genome encodes the following:
- the LOC106773711 gene encoding mitochondrial arginine transporter BAC2, protein MMDFWPEFLASSSGKEFVAGGFGGIAGIIAGYPLDTLRIRLQNTKNGSAFTIFKHMVLREGTASLYRGMAAPLVSVTFQNAMVFQTYAVLSRACDPSVSPKDPASYKGVALGGTGTGALQSLLLSPVELIKIRLQLQKESQMTESIKGPIRLAKNIWRKEGLRGIYRGLGVTVMRDGPSHGLYFWTYEYMREQLHPGCRKSGEESLKTMLVAGGTAGVASWISCYPLDVVKSRLQAQTPSSLKYKGIVDCFRKSVHEEGYSVLWRGLGTAVTRAFIVNGAIFSAYEIALRLLFHNGNIHTKETI, encoded by the exons ATGATGGATTTCTGGCCAGAATTTCTTGCAAGCAGTTCCGGAAAAGAGTTTGTAGCTGGTGGTTTTGGAGGCATCGCTGGTATAATTGCAGGTTATCCACTTGACACACTTCGCATCAGATTGCAGAACACAAAAAATGGCTCTGCTTTCACCATCTTTAAGCACATGGTGTTAAGGGAAGGAACAGCTTCTTTGTACCGCGGCATGGCCGCACCGTTAGTCTCTGTTACTTTTCAG AATGCAATGGTTTTCCAAACGTACGCGGTTCTGTCAAGGGCATGTGACCCATCTGTTTCTCCTAAAGACCCTGCTTCCTATAAGGGTGTTGCATTGGGAGGAACTGGTACAGGAGCACTTCAGAGTCTGTTACTTTCCCCTGTAGAGTTGATCAAAATTCGACTTCAGCTGCAGAAAGAAAGCCAGATGACAGAATCCATAAAGGGTCCTATAAGGCTCGCTAAAAACATTTGGAGAAAAGAAGGCCTTCGAGGCATTTATCGAGGACTTGGTGTGACTGTGATGAGGGATGGACCCTCTCATGGTTTATACTTCTGGACATATGAATACATGAGGGAACAACTTCACCCTGGTTGCAGAAAAAGTGGTGAAGAAAGTTTGAAGACTATGTTAGTAGCAGGAGGAACAGCAGGGGTGGCTAGCTGGATCAGTTGCTACCCTTTGGATGTTGTAAAGAGTAGATTACAGGCTCAAACACCCTCTTCTTTAAAGTACAAAGGCATCGTAGATTGTTTCAGAAAGAGTGTTCATGAAGAAGGATACAGTGTGCTATGGCGGGGTTTAGGAACTGCAGTTACCAGAGCTTTCATAGTCAATGGCGCCATATTCTCTGCTTATGAGATTGCACTAAGATTACTGTTTCACAACGGAAATATTCATACGAAAGAAACTATTTAG
- the LOC106772994 gene encoding kinesin-like protein KIN-13B, which yields MNRQGQRSGATGVHHNRQHSEHYLDASSKWFNSSSNHIPPLQDYNLYGGGGRMYRNSVQKSFSEYSMDPLTPPRSYAVKKNGDEDDSPRDFSPGLLDIHSFDTELLPQIPSSNAYESEPYIFGKQTGRARPTDNNVYNSLAAAENLKSSNVAKIKVVVRKRPLNKKETAKHEEDIIDTVSNSLTVHETKLKVDLTQYVEKHEFVFDAVLNEEVTNDEVYRETVEPIVPIIFQRTKATCFAYGQTGSGKTYTMKPLPLKASRDILRLMHHTYRSQGFQLFVSFFEIYGGKLFDLLNDRKKLCMREDGKQQVCIVGLQEYQVSDVETIKELIEQGNATRSTGTTGANEESSRSHAILQLAIKRSVDGNVSKPPRVVGKLSFIDLAGSERGADTTDNDKQTRIEGAEINKSLLALKECIRALDNDQGHIPFRGSKLTEVLRDSFVGDSRTVMISCISPSSGSCEHTLNTLRYADRVKSLSKGNNSKKDVLSSNFNLKDSITIPLSSVNTYAYEDRTTDTWPEEKDGDEFSPPEDYYEQVKPSWKKNGKIEPYGVTDDKFKKPPNGQIKWKDIPKVEPKTVQSDDDLNALLQEEEDLVNAHRKQVEETMNIVREEMNLLVEADKPGNQLDDYIAKLNAILSQKAAGIMQLQTRLTHFQKRLKEHSVLASSAGY from the exons ATGAACAGACAGGGCCAGAGATCCGGTGCGACGGGGGTGCACCATAACCGCCAGCACTCCGAACACTATCTTGATGCTTCTTCCAAGTGGTTCAACTCCTCCTCCAATCACATTCCTCCTCTTCAG GACTACAATCTGTACGGTGGCGGTGGCAGAATGTACCGGAACAGTGTGCAGAAGAGCTTCAGTGAGTATTCTATGGATCCGTTAACGCCTCCTCGTAGTTATGCCGTTAAGAAAAACGGTGATGAGGACGATTCTCCTCGCGATTTCAGCCCTGGCCTCTTGGATATCCATTCCTTCGATACAGAGCTTCTTCCTcag ATTCCGTCCTCGAACGCGTATGAGTCCGAGCCTTACATTTTCGGCAAACAAACTGGCAGAGCTCGTCCTACTGATAACAACGTCTACAATAGTCTTGCCGCCGCAGAGAATCTGAAGTCTAGCAATGTAGCTAAGATTAAAGTCGTG GTTCGCAAGAGACCGCTAAATAAGAAGGAGACAGCTAAGCATGAGGAGGATATTATAGACACAGTTTCAAATTCTTTAACCGTGCACGAGACCAAACTTAAG GTTGATTTAACTCAGTATGTTGAGAAGCATGAGTTTGTTTTTGATGCTGTTTTGAATGAAGAGGTTACAAATGACGAG GTGTATCGTGAAACAGTGGAGCCCATAGTTCCAATAATATTTCAACGCACTAAGGCAACTTGCTTTGCGTATGGTCAAACAG GAAGTGGAAAAACTTACACAATGAAGCCACTGCCTCTTAAAGCATCCAGAGACATCTTGAGATTGATGCATCATACGTACAGGAGTCAGGGATTTCAGTTGTTTGTGAGTTTCTTTGAAATATATGGTGGGAAGCTTTTTGATCTCCTTAATGACCGAAA AAAACTGTGCATGAGGGAGGATGGTAAGCAACAAGTTTGCATTGTTGGTTTGCAAGAGTACCAAGTATCGGATGTAGAGACCATCAAGGAACTGATTGAGCAAGGAAATGCCACAAGAAGTACTGGCACCACAGGTGCAAACGAGGAGTCTTCACGGTCACATGCAATTCTTCAGCTTGCTATCAAGAGATCAGTTGATGGGAATGTATCCAAGCCTCCCCGTgttgttgggaagctctccttCATAGATCTTGCTGGAAGTGAACGTGGAGCAGATACCACAGATAATGACAAACAGACAAG AATAGAAGGTGCTGAGATCAATAAGAGCTTGCTCGCCTTAAAGGAATGCATAAGAGCTCTAGATAATGACCAAGGACACATCCCATTCAGAGGCAGCAAATTGACTGAAGTTCTGAGGGATTCGTTTGTTGGTGATTCCCGCACTGTTATGATATCTTGCATATCACCAAGTTCCGGTTCATGTGAACATACTCTGAATACATTAAGATATGCTGACAG GGTAAAAAGCTTATCCAAAGGGAACAATTCTAAGAAGGAcgttttatcttcaaatttcaaCCTTAAAGATTCAATTACTATTCCCTTGTCCTCTGTTAATACATATGCCTATGAGGATCGCACAACTGATACATGGCCTGAAGAAAAAGACGGGGATGAATTTAGTCCTCCTGAAGATTACTATGAACAGGTGAAACCATCatggaagaaaaatggaaagataGAACCATATGGTGTAACAGATGACAAATTTAAGAAACCCCCCAATGGCCAGATTAAATGGAAGGACATTCCAAAAGTTGAACCTAAAACAGTACAGTCTGATGATGATTTGAATGCCCTCTTACAG GAAGAAGAAGACCTTGTAAATGCTCACCGGAAACAAGTAGAGGAGACCATGAATATTGTTAGAGAG GAAATGAACCTCTTGGTTGAAGCAGACAAACCAGGTAATCAGCTGGATGATTATATAGCAAAACTAAATGCCATTCTGTCTCAGAAGGCAGCTGGCATCATGCAGTTACAAACCCGTTTAACTCATTTCCAGAAACGTTTAAAGGAGCATAGCGTTCTGGCTTCATCTGCTGGCTACTAA